The following nucleotide sequence is from Candidatus Methanoperedens sp..
ATATAGCGACTGCGGATATGGTTTACAGGAAGGCGCTGGAAGCGAATAAGGGGATGAAACTGCAGCAGTTCTGATCATTATAATTTTTGCGCGAATATGTGAACTGCTGAAGGCAATTTCGCGAAGCCTTTTATCCGCTGTTAGGCGCCGTTGCGATATTTTCATTTTGGTGCTGAACCCATTAAATGAAAGAGGAAGGTATCTTTATTGTCAGACTTAGATAAACCAATATCTTTTCTTATCGCTAATATAAGTTCTTTGAGTAAAATATCATGTCTTTCCATTGATTTGTTTGGATTAGAATACCTTATTTCATCGTGAAATTTCATTAATGCAGTTACCACATCTTGTTGAGCAACAAGACATATTGTATTTGAAGCCAATGAAAAACGTTCATTAGCCTCTTTTTTATCTTTTCCATCTACAACAGCATCAGACATCGCAGATAAAAGAACTTTATAATGATTCATTTTTTCATGCTGCCATTCAGTTTTTGTTTGTAAACGTTTTGTTAAATAATAGGATAGTGAAGCAACTAAAATACTTCCAGAAACAGGAATTATAGCAACCAAGACATTTATGTCCATTAATAAATCTCCATGATATTTTTACGAATGTTGGTTTCCATTTCGAGGACATATAATATTCGGCATTTAATTTCAATTCTCATAAATGTTGTCGTGATGGTCAAAATCAAGGAATTTTACCTTATTTTTTTCTACCCGAAAAGTGAGTACAAAAGATTTTGCGATATGAACTCTTCTTATATTTTTCATATTATGCTTGAGAGGCTTATACTGTTCAGGATTATTGGCAATCTGTTCAATTTTCTTGAGACAAATTTCATAAAGCTTTTTATCTTTCTTAAAGAATTTTTTAAGGGTTTCCTGCAGCTTCTCCTCTATTAGAATTTCATACATTTCATCATCTTATTAATGTTAATCGGCAGCTTCAATGGCGTTTCTCAATTCATCAATACTCTTGTATGAATTAAATTTGCCTTCCTTATCTATTTTTTTCAGCTTTTTTAAGTATTCCGGGCGAACTATGTGAAGATCACTGCTTATTGCATCAACTTCTTCTTCCATGATAATTATTTTCTTAGTTAGAAAAAAAAGTTCATCCCTTATTTCCTTTAATAATTTAACTTCAATTTTGTCTTCAACTGGAAATTTCATATGATATTAACTAATAGATTCAAGAATTTATATACCTTTTCAAGATTTCAGATGATCCGCTCGTTGAACTTGAGAAAAGCATCGGTTTTCTCGCTCCGATCCATCCGTCATTGGCCGTCATATAAAAACCACATCCTTCAATCTTTCAAAATGCGGATCCCCGCTGACCACTTTGCAGCCCATTCTCTTTTGCTGGGCAATGATAAGCGCATCCATCATACCTAAGCCTTTTTTTGTTTTCCTGAGTTCACTTCTAATCGTTGCAGCATCCAGCCAATCCTGAGTTAAAATACACCTGATATCAGAAACTTTCCTCACAATTGAATATAGTTCTTCAAAATCCATATTTTCCCTGATAGCCCAGCCTTTTATCTCAGCCAGGCAGCATTCGGGAGTGAGGATTACATTATTTTCATTTTCTATTATTCTTTTAACATTTTCACCTCTTTTTGAACCTGTGAAATATTCAACCCATGCATAAGTATCTATCAGGTACACAGCATCACCAGAGGTCTTCATGCTCAGGTTCTTCTCTTTCAAATGGTCTTTTTCCCTTTGCAATCCCAAACCCGCTTACTTTTTCTTTCTTCAAAATATTGATATCAATTATATCCTTTTCAGATAATCCCAGCTCTGCGACCTTGTCCTTTGGGATGATCACACCAAGAGAATTACCCCATTTTTTTACTTCTACAGCAGCATGGCACATAAATACAATAATGTATTCTATCTATATAAGTTATACGATATTGTATAACAAAAAAGGAACTTAATAGAATTGTTGGATGCACGATGAGCAGATGATAAAAATCCAGCCAATATCCAGGTTCTACGGGACTTGCGATACAGGATATAGCGACTGCGGATATTTTGACCCCAGGTTGGATAAAATTGACGAATAGGTTTAAAAGGATTGAGCGGGTATTATAGAGTGGATAAAGTGGGAAAAATGTTAAGAAATATAACATATAGTAGATATTATAGTAGATATTATTCTGGAATAGTAGTTGAAATAACGGTATTATCTATTCTTTTACTGCTAAGCATTGGAATGGTTGGAGCACAGACAGGAACTCAAGAAGCTCTCCAACAAACACAACTTCAGGATGCACTTCAAATGCCTGGAGGACTTGAGGCTAATGGGGCACATTTTGAAGTGAAAGATAATCGTTATTTAAATATTACGCTAGACAGTTCCGAACCTATTAACCTCAACATCGAATCTCTTCCTGGAATGGTTACCATGCGCCTTGGATCATTATCTAGTGCCACTACAACAAAGATAGTAATGAAGGGTTTTGCCCCGAAGACAACTTACCAAAAATACCAGGATGATTATCACAATCTTGTGACTTTTACTACAGATGATAGTGGAAGCTATACGTATACACAGGACATATCAAAGCCGCATTTTGTATTCATCCAGCCGGAACCAGATAAGGTAAGTAAAAGCAGTGACATTGTTGCTATTGCCGCTAATCCTCTTTCCGGTACAATATTCATCCGGGATGATGTAACAGGTGGTGACTGCACCTTAGTAGGCACATGGGACAATAGCACAAAGACATGCACCCTGACAACAAATCTGGCTGAAACAGTTCAGATCGATGATGATGGAATAACCTTAAACGGCAATGGGCATATATTAACGGGCAGCGGCACGGGTAGAGGCGTGTATCTTCCGGGAAGGAGCGGTGTCACAATCAAGAGTCTGACTGTGAAAAACTTTACGGATGGAATTTATTACAATAATTATCCACCGGACATTGGTTTTGAAAATACCTTAATTGATAACAATGCAAATTCAAATCATCGCAATGGCATTTACTTTTACTTTGGCGGAAGAAACAACCTGACTAATAATACCGCAAACTTGAACCTGGACGGGGGAATTGTTCTAGAACGTACTGAGCACGACACTTTACTCTACAATAATGCCTCTTACAACAGTATGTCCGGAATTTTTCTGTATCAAACCCGCAATAATATGTTAATTGGCAATAATGCCTCTAATAACGGCTATGGGATTATGTCTTACCAGAGCAGCGAAAATACATTAAAAAACAACATCGTAAACACAAATTGCTATGGGATTTATTTCAGAAGTGGTAGAAATACCTTTATTAATAATATCGCAAACTCGAATTATTGCGATGGGATTTTCCTTTTTTATTATACCTTCGAAAACAATCTGACTAATAACACCGCAAACTTCAACCGGGGTAATGGGATTGTTCTAGGATATGTCGATAGCAACAATACGCTGCTTGGGAATAATGCTTCCAATAACAATAATAGTGGCATTTATATTGCCTATTCCGGAGACAACAACACAGTGACTGGCAATACTGCCTCTAACAACTCTTATGGTATCCATCTATATTTTTCCGGCAAAAATATAATTTATAATAATATCTTCAACAATACAAACAATTCTTGGATAGATGATGATCGGATGAACACGTGGAACATAACAAAAAAGATGGGGTCAAACATAGCTAGTGGCCCTTATCTGGGCGGCAACTTCTGGGCTTATCCTGACGGCACAGGCTTCAGCCAGACCTGCCCGGATGCAGATACAGATGGTTTATGCGATACTCGATATACGCTTGATGAAAACAATATCGATTACCTGCCACTTGCAGCGAAGACAGCAACCAGCAATCTTATCAGGAATCCGGGATTTGAATCAGGAACGACTCCCTGGATATTCTATACGGACGGAACCGGGAAATTCACCTCAGCTTCCCCGGGCTATGAAGGGAATAATTCTGCAAACATTGTCCTGTATACCGGTGGTACAAATTTTCAATTGAATTTACCACAACCGGCTTCACTGGTGCGGTAAATGATGGTCGGTTGATGTTCTTCCTTGCACCATATGTAAATGCAGGAGATAAATACTACATAGATAATGTCCGGTTGGAAAAAACCTAATGAGGAAATAAAAGGTGCTGGATTGTTTCCAGTACTTTAGTTTTCTTTGAGCAGGTAATGGGCTATTAACATGCCAGGTCGGCCTTAAATGGAGGTAGCATTTGCAATTATCAATAATTACTTATTAAAATTTAACAATATGAATCGAAACTGTCTAATAAAATATACTGTGTTGGATATATGCTTCTTGATCGATATGCTCTGGCACAATTATAATCTGCATTGATGTTAATAAAATTGACACAGATAAACCAGAAAGATTGGAATTATTTAACGCAAAAACAAAACCGGAAAGTTTATGTAAGAATTACTATATACATTTTTGACATGAAGAAAGATTCCTTACAATACATCTTAATGGTACTGACGCGCAACCTTGAATCACATGCGACATCGGAACAGGTAACCAAATTCAAGAAAAAACATTGTGGAGTAAGATGGGGAAAATCTCTTGAAAAAGACCTGCTGAATTATGCGAGAAATGCATATAATTTAAGGCGCTGGATTGAAAATGTTGTAACTTTTATGGTAGAAAATAATATCAATATATCAAGTCGATAAGTATATACTTTTCATTTATTGAACCAAAACATTTAATCCTGATTAACAACAGTATCGAAACGGAGTAAAAAATCATGGTAGTTAAGAAATATAGCGAAGGCGCCATAATAATTGAAATTGATGAAGAAAAGTGCAATGCTGATGGAGAATGTGTAAATGTCTGCCCCACCAATGTTTTTGAAATCGTGGATGGCAAATCAAAAGCGCTCCGCGTTGCTGATTGCATAGAATGCTGCGCATGCGTTGATGCATGCCCCACAAAGGCTATCAAGCATCATTCCTGTTAAGTTCCATCTCGAAGCCGGAAGGCAAGTTTTTCTGGAAGATGTGCTTTTTGCATATCTTCTATCACTTTTTCTATATCATACTTTTTTCGTTTGAGCTGTATTTTCATTGTATCGGTGTCAAGAATCGCAAAAGCAGAGTCCGGGTCGAGATCCCTGGGCTGCCCGACTGAACCCGGATTTATTACTGTGCCTCCAGGAAATTCCATATTGAATTGTACATGCGTATGACCAAGCACAAGTTTGTCAGAATCTGTAATTGTGAGAAATTCCGGTTCAACATCCTCAGGATAAACATACTCGTCAAAATCTTTCGGGCTTCCATGAACTATGACTATTTTTGTATCCTCTACCCTTATTGCTTCAACATCTTTAAGTCTTGAAATAAATCCAAGATTCTCACGGGTTATTACCTTTCCAGTCCAGTCAAGAGCCTTTGCAGCATATGGATTGAATCCCGATATATCTTCTGTGGCAAGCGCCCTATCATGATTTCCCCGGATAGAAATGATCTTTCTTTTTTTAAATAACCCAATCGTCTCATTCGGATAAGGATTATACCCAACTATGTCTCCTGCATGCAATATTTTTTCAACACCCAGTGCATCCATTTCAGAAAGTACTGCTTTTAGCGCAACCACGTTTGAATGAACATCTGCTATCAACCCCACGAGCATATCAATAAATATACTATGGTTTCCCAAATAGTTTACTGTATGAAAATGGTCAGGGCTTCAATGGGAACACTTGGCGTACTCGGGCTTGAGCTTGTACAGATGGATACGCCTCCTACTACTGCATATCTTCAGATCTACACTGAAAAACGCTGCATGGCAAATTGTCAGTTCTGTGCCCAGGCATCCGGTTCATCAGCAGACATGACACATATTGCGCGCGGCATGTACATGCCTTTTGACCTTGAAGCAGTGGTCGGGCGGTTAAAAATTGCATATGAACGCGGGTACCTTGCACGCGCCTGTATACAAACGGCGCTTTATGATACGTGGTGGGAGGATACTGTCTGCCTTATCAAAAAGATCCGCGAAGAAAGCCGGATCCCCATTTCTCTGTCAGTTTTCCCCCTGAGTAAAATCAGGTACGAAGAATTGAAAAAACTTGGAGTCAACGAACTTGTAATTCCCCTTGATGCCTGCACACCCGGATTATTTGATAAGATAAAAGGAAAAACAACCGGCGGACCCTACTCGTGGGAAAAACATATTAAAGGGATAAAAACTGCGTCCCTTGTATTTGAAAAAGTCGGCACCCATTTGATAATAGGTTTTGGGGAAAGCGATGAAGATGCTATAAAAGTCATTTCTGATTTATGGAATAATAACGTTAATACAGCGCTGTTTTCATATACATATATACCAGGGACACAATCAAAAGCATCCGATAAAGCAGAAAGTGAGACCGTAAAACATTATCGAACAGTGCAGCTGGCAAGGCACCTGATTATGGAAAAACTCGCATTTTACTCTGATATGAGGTTCAAAGATGGAACGCTTATTGATTATGGGGTACAGGAGGAAGTTCTTCTTAACATCATTGAAGACGGAAGTGCTTTCCAGACATCCGGATGTCCGGGATGCAACCGACCGATGGCAAATGAAACTTTTTCAAAAATATTCAATTTTCCGAAAAAACCAGACGAAGTTGAAAAGGACATTATAAAAAACGATCTGGGGTTACAGTCAAAACATATAGCCAAAACATAACCACAATCTTAATTTGCACTCCCGACAAGATTACATATAGACAGGGAGAGGAATACTATGGAAATACACGAACAAATATTCGAAATAACAGATGAAATAGGTCCTGAAAAGATCGTTCACCTATATGAACCGCGAACAAAAATGAAAGCCATCATCGTTGTGGATAACACAGCGGCAGGCCCTGCTATCGGTGGCGTGAGGATGGCTCCTGATGTAACACTGAATGAGGTCAAGAGGCTTGCGCGTGCCATGACCTATAAAAATGTCATGGCAGGTCTTCCCCACGGCGGTGGAAAATCCGGGATTATCGCTGATCCTAAAACCGTAAACAAGGAACAGGTAATAAGGACTTTTGCCCGCAGCATAAAAAACATCCTGGAATATATTCCGGGTCCGGATATGGGTACTGATGAAGCAAGCATGGCTTATGTTTATGATGAAACTTCCCGCGTAGTGGGACTTCCGAGAGAACTTGGTGGTATCCCTCTTGACGAAATTGGCGCAACCGGGTACGGGGTGGCTGAATGCACGGATGTGGCAAAAGATTACATCAATCTCGACCTGAACGGGGCACGCGTTACAATCGAAGGGTTGGGGAACGTGGGAAAACCTGCGGCGCGTTTTCTTGCCAAAAAAGGTGCAGTACTTGTCGGTGCAAGTGACTCTAAAGGTACGATCTATAATTCAAATGGATTGGATGTCGAGGAATTGATACGCATTAAGGAATCCACCGGTTCTGTAATTAATTATAAAGACGGGGAGGTTTTAAAAACAACAGACCTTTTGCTGATAAATACGGATATCCTTATCCCTGCAGCAAGACCTGATGTGATAAGTGATGCAAACGCGGATGTTATTGATGCAAAACTGATTGTTGAGGGTGCAAATATCCCCATCACCGAAAGTGCGGAAAAATTGCTGCACGACAGGGGGATCCTGGTAGTTCCTGATTTTGTGGCAAATGCAGGCGGTGTAATCACCGCCTCAGTCGAATATCATGGGGGAACAGAATTGATCGCGCTTGACAGGACAAAAAGCATGATCCGGAAGAACACAAAAGAACTCCTTGATAAAGTGTATAGCGACAAAACATACCCCCGCGAAACCGCTGTCGGGATTGCAAAACAACGTGTCATGCGGGCGATGAAATACAGGAAGTAACTTTACTCCGCACTTTAAAAGTGCGGAGCATTATCACTATGTTCAGTCTCAATTCCCTTACGGGCTTCAACTTCATCACATGCGATGTACGGCTGAGTTACAGGCAGCCTCCCGTTTCCAGATATACCGAGAACGGCAATATTCCGAGCAGCATTGAGGTCAGCATGTATTTGAAAACCACACGTAACACATTTGAAAGAATGTCCTTTCCTGTTTCCTTTGTAGATATGTCCGCAAACAGAACATTTCTGGCTTGTGTACCGCGGGTCAATAGTTACAACAGATTTACCCATAGCTTCAGCCTTATATCTGAGAAATTGGTCAAGTTCATAGAACGCCCAATTATTGAGTTTGCGAGTAAAATCTGTTCCTTTAGTTCTGCTCTGAACTCTTATACTGGTCAAATCTTCAATAGCAAAAATATCAAAAGGCATCGCCACAATTCCCTTAGAGATACAGTGATTGACACCGGAAACAAACCGTTGCTCTTTCCCGCTCATCTTCCTGAGAAGTTTTTTAGCAGATTTAGTGCCTTTGCTTTGAAGTTTCGCTCTAAGATATGCGTACTTTGCCCTCACGTTCTTGAGAGGTTTACTATTGAAAAATCTATTATTGGAAGTCACGGCGATATTAACGATCCCCCGATCAATTCCAAGAACCTTATCGCCAACGGGTTCAGGAGAAAGTTTATGAATAACCACATGCAAATAAAAAGTATCCTTCTGTCTGTTATATCTCAACGTGGACGTTTTAAATTCCCAATTAAGATATTGCCTGTAATATTCAGGAATAGAGTATGTTGCAGTCACTCTCCCCTTAACCGAAGAAAGACTAACATTCTGTTTGATAAGATTGATTCTATGCACACGCTTATTATACCGAATAGCAGAGAATGGTTTGCTTGCAGGACATTTTTTAAGTTCGAGTCCCTTGAGAGATTCGCAGGCAACATCTCTGATTCCTTGAAGAATAGAACATGGAAGTTCAGGATGCTTTTCCCGGATACTGTAATAAGTGGCACGGTGAACAGATACCTTGCTGCAAGTATGGTTTTCAAAACCGTATCTGGCAATTTCATTGAAAACCTGATTGCTCAAAGCCATTGTCTGTCTAAGCGTTTCTTTATTTTCCTCAGACAATCCCAGTTTCAGTTTAATCGTTCTTTCCATTCAAGATTCCATTATAATAAGGGATTATATAGCCATTATGATAGCGATGTGAAAGTATTATTTTGGGGCGGGGTACGATTCCTCCCCGTATTGAAATACGGGGTATCCTCTACCCCTGAGCCCCGGAGGACACAATGAATGTAATGCTATCTTCTATATTTGAACCGGAATCAGTGGCAGTAATAGGCGCATCAAATAATGAGTCTAAATGGGGAGGGCGGATACTGAAAAACCTGCTAAGCGGTTTCCAGGGAAAGATATATCCTGTCAACCCGAATGAAAATATTGTCCAGGGGCTTGATTCCTATCCGTCGGTGCTTGATATTCCAGGAACAGTGGAGCTTGGTGTGATAATTGTGCCCTATAAATATGTCCATACGATCGCTGAAGAATGCGGAAAAAAAGGAGTTAAGGGTCTTGTCGTGATAAGTGCAGGATTCAGCGAGGCCGGGAATGAAGGTGCTGAACTTGAACTTGTCTCAATCGTAAGAAAATACGGCATGCGGATGATAGGGCCCAATACGCTTGGTATTGTCAATGAGCGCGCAAGGCTGAATGCAAGCATTATCGGAAGACTTCCGCATCCGGGATCTATATCTTTTATCACCCAGAGCGGCTCGCTTGGTCTTGCCCTTGCAGAATGGACGATCGCTACTGAACTGGGTCTGAGTAAAGTGATAAGCACCGGCAATAAGGCTGAGACGGATGACGTTGACCTTATCGAATACTTAAGCAGCGACCCCTCAACTGGCGTCGTAGCCATGTATGTTGAGGGGATAAAGAGAGGGAGGAGGTTCCTCGACGCTGCCCGAAACATCAAAAAACCGATAGTCGCTATCAAGACCGGACGGTCAAAGCGGGGGGCAAAAGCAGTTTTTTCACATACGGGCTCAATTGCGGGATCCGATGAGGTTTATTCAGCTGCTTTCAGGCAGGCAGGAATATTGCGAGTGGATACGATCGATGAACTTTTTGACGCTGCCCTTGCCTTTTCATGCCAGCCTCTTCCACATGGGAATAACGTTGCCATATTATCGAATGGGGGCGGAGCGTCAATAGTTGCAACTGATGAATGTGAGAGGCAGGGACTAAATATTGTAGATTTGACCG
It contains:
- a CDS encoding type II toxin-antitoxin system mRNA interferase toxin, RelE/StbE family, with amino-acid sequence MYEILIEEKLQETLKKFFKKDKKLYEICLKKIEQIANNPEQYKPLKHNMKNIRRVHIAKSFVLTFRVEKNKVKFLDFDHHDNIYEN
- a CDS encoding type II toxin-antitoxin system VapC family toxin, which encodes MKTSGDAVYLIDTYAWVEYFTGSKRGENVKRIIENENNVILTPECCLAEIKGWAIRENMDFEELYSIVRKVSDIRCILTQDWLDAATIRSELRKTKKGLGMMDALIIAQQKRMGCKVVSGDPHFERLKDVVFI
- a CDS encoding 4Fe-4S dicluster domain-containing protein, with product MVVKKYSEGAIIIEIDEEKCNADGECVNVCPTNVFEIVDGKSKALRVADCIECCACVDACPTKAIKHHSC
- a CDS encoding metallophosphoesterase family protein; translation: MLVGLIADVHSNVVALKAVLSEMDALGVEKILHAGDIVGYNPYPNETIGLFKKRKIISIRGNHDRALATEDISGFNPYAAKALDWTGKVITRENLGFISRLKDVEAIRVEDTKIVIVHGSPKDFDEYVYPEDVEPEFLTITDSDKLVLGHTHVQFNMEFPGGTVINPGSVGQPRDLDPDSAFAILDTDTMKIQLKRKKYDIEKVIEDMQKAHLPEKLAFRLRDGT
- a CDS encoding radical SAM protein translates to MNICYQPHEHINKYTMVSQIVYCMKMVRASMGTLGVLGLELVQMDTPPTTAYLQIYTEKRCMANCQFCAQASGSSADMTHIARGMYMPFDLEAVVGRLKIAYERGYLARACIQTALYDTWWEDTVCLIKKIREESRIPISLSVFPLSKIRYEELKKLGVNELVIPLDACTPGLFDKIKGKTTGGPYSWEKHIKGIKTASLVFEKVGTHLIIGFGESDEDAIKVISDLWNNNVNTALFSYTYIPGTQSKASDKAESETVKHYRTVQLARHLIMEKLAFYSDMRFKDGTLIDYGVQEEVLLNIIEDGSAFQTSGCPGCNRPMANETFSKIFNFPKKPDEVEKDIIKNDLGLQSKHIAKT
- a CDS encoding Glu/Leu/Phe/Val dehydrogenase — protein: MEIHEQIFEITDEIGPEKIVHLYEPRTKMKAIIVVDNTAAGPAIGGVRMAPDVTLNEVKRLARAMTYKNVMAGLPHGGGKSGIIADPKTVNKEQVIRTFARSIKNILEYIPGPDMGTDEASMAYVYDETSRVVGLPRELGGIPLDEIGATGYGVAECTDVAKDYINLDLNGARVTIEGLGNVGKPAARFLAKKGAVLVGASDSKGTIYNSNGLDVEELIRIKESTGSVINYKDGEVLKTTDLLLINTDILIPAARPDVISDANADVIDAKLIVEGANIPITESAEKLLHDRGILVVPDFVANAGGVITASVEYHGGTELIALDRTKSMIRKNTKELLDKVYSDKTYPRETAVGIAKQRVMRAMKYRK
- a CDS encoding acetyl-CoA synthetase gives rise to the protein MNVMLSSIFEPESVAVIGASNNESKWGGRILKNLLSGFQGKIYPVNPNENIVQGLDSYPSVLDIPGTVELGVIIVPYKYVHTIAEECGKKGVKGLVVISAGFSEAGNEGAELELVSIVRKYGMRMIGPNTLGIVNERARLNASIIGRLPHPGSISFITQSGSLGLALAEWTIATELGLSKVISTGNKAETDDVDLIEYLSSDPSTGVVAMYVEGIKRGRRFLDAARNIKKPIVAIKTGRSKRGAKAVFSHTGSIAGSDEVYSAAFRQAGILRVDTIDELFDAALAFSCQPLPHGNNVAILSNGGGASIVATDECERQGLNIVDLTGETKEKIKKVIPEFASVSNPIDTAGTVSFRIYNDSIKALHDDPNVDAIIVIYVHTMISNAMPPAEAVVEMKQKCDKEIGKKPIIACWMGGMGTEEGVDLLKSGCIPNYPVPERAVKALSALIKHREFLETVKTDFAYAKPQESL